A single genomic interval of Homo sapiens chromosome 7, GRCh38.p14 Primary Assembly harbors:
- the LSMEM1 gene encoding leucine-rich single-pass membrane protein 1, which yields MTHSSQDTGSCGIQEDGKLYVVDSINDLNKLNLCPAGSQHLFPLEDKIPVLGTNSGNGSRSLFFVGLLIVLIVSLALVFFVIFLIVQTGNKMDDVSRRLTAEGKDIDDLKRINNMIVKRLNQLNQLDSEQN from the exons ATGACTCATTCTTCCCAGGACACTGGTTCTTGTGGCATTCAGGAAGATGGAAAGCTTTATGTGGTGGATTCCATAAATGACTTAAACAAACTAAACCTCTGTCCAGCCGGATCGCAGCATCTGTTCC CTCTAGAGGACAAAATCCCAGTCCTTGGCACAAACTCAGGAAATGGAAGCCGGAGTCTGTTTTTTGTGGGGCTGCTAATTGTGCTGATTGTCAGCCTGGCACTGGTTTTTTTCGTGATATTTCTAATAG TTCAAACTGGAAACAAGATGGATGATGTGTCAAGAAGACTAACAGCTGAAGGAAAAGACATAGATGATCTTAAGAGAATCAATAACATGATCGTAAAGCGACTCAACCAACTCAACCAACTGGACTCTGAACAAAACTAA